Proteins encoded in a region of the Candidatus Omnitrophota bacterium genome:
- a CDS encoding prepilin-type N-terminal cleavage/methylation domain-containing protein — translation MNGCQGFSLTEVVVSLAIAAILMGMAIPFFGSWTAGARLDASARDLASA, via the coding sequence ATGAACGGGTGCCAGGGATTCAGCCTCACCGAGGTTGTCGTGTCTTTGGCCATTGCGGCGATACTCATGGGGATGGCCATTCCCTTTTTCGGCAGTTGGACGGCCGGGGCTCGATTGGATGCTTCGGCCCGGGATTTGGCTTCGGCGC